One genomic window of Cercospora beticola chromosome 5, complete sequence includes the following:
- a CDS encoding uncharacterized protein (BUSCO:EOG09260W8D) → MPPTADEGLQSPQESDSEQQSQSPIAVHKRRFGKSPLSSISSLPYRRSNASLSNLFTSTTALPTGSPSQSGRSTPVTERVNGSVFSPTGSTVRSPSPAPSGQIVSNDVRDLILRAFAPHVSVLASQDTDELVRHKGIAGGLLDLLRPFGEQIQGKVTIRDSTGISKLHDDFSVRFVGVRDGLENPRNPERKSTESATKPQGHKRGVSLLEYKPARLRTGGDVGQIEELVERHLTFYEENSGPIEASYMTLKDTAAVPDAHATSPFYTLYLRRLLSGLPMVPSETFSHPVASVIAISSRSPSPIEELRNLYDSSNSGEHRLPQWVHNEFLRYYVLIHDEDYDDITKSMALYDQMKRHFGLHCHLLRLRSTQCVPSDDDSVRLPPVEWTAAGEELAEIVRRETSEDEEDPTPYIFESDATALRAFVREMVTQSIIPSMERASATWNDQVASRRRGISGRFMSMSKRFTAFGGGRNSSTPLLGGASSNYDSLQGFYRPEAPEAVMRKLADYSIMLRDFKLAHSTYEILCQDFKNDKAWRHYAGVNEMAAVSLLLATSVNHKIRIEGIDQYLETAYYSYVTRVGAPYNALRTLVLGMELLKMRSGNALDDAARWANRILDDRLVGTIGHALLTERIAACLNDRRAVGGLLGIDRRRKSAFWNTLAADAWLRLEKSSQADRCLTESLRLYGLDHKESSMGFDNMTAFLLSLQEAVSENRGGVHHLDEDDLVDDAEPMQEESEQLVQQPTSAAAGHGHRKSLSTSGPPMGTLGHAHAHRRSISTGAPPPVAASFDPLGAVPTVYERSEPGQLNPPGMGDLPPPPLSPVLERREKQRSDGFE, encoded by the coding sequence TCGTCCATTTCATCGCTGCCCTATCGCCGTTCCAATGCCTCGCTGTCCAACCTCTTCACCTCGACCACCGCGCTGCCTACAGGCTCGCCGAGCCAGTCCGGTAGATCGACGCCGGTGACAGAGAGAGTAAATGGTTCCGTCTTTTCGCCCACTGGTTCGACAGTGcgatcgccatcgccagcgcCGTCAGGTCAGATCGTCAGCAACGATGTTCGCGACTTGATTCTGCGAGCCTTTGCGCCGCATGTGTCCGTGCTCGCCTCGCAAGATACCGACGAGCTTGTAAGGCATAAAGGAATCGCTGGTGGACTTCTTGATCTCCTGCGGCCTTTCGGCGAGCAAATACAAGGCAAAGTCACCATCCGAGACAGCACGGGCATCAGCAAGCTTCATGACGACTTCTCCGTGCGCTTCGTTGGCGTCAGAGATGGGTTGGAGAACCCGCGGAACCCCGAGCGTAAGAGCACCGAATCTGCGACTAAACCACAAGGTCATAAACGAGGTGTATCGCTGCTTGAATACAAGCCTGCCCGATTGCGAACCGGAGGAGATGTGGGCCAGATAGAGGAACTGGTAGAGCGGCATCTGACCTTCTACGAGGAGAATTCGGGTCCGATCGAGGCCAGCTATATGACACTCAAAGATACGGCAGCGGTGCCTGATGCGCATGCGACATCCCCATTCTACACCTTGTACTTGCGTCGCCTGCTTTCCGGCTTACCGATGGTACCTTCTGAGACCTTTTCGCATCCAGTTGCGTCGGTGATTGCCATATCATCGCGGTCACCATCGCCCATTGAGGAGTTGCGGAACTTGTATGATTCTTCGAATAGTGGTGAGCACCGGCTACCACAGTGGGTTCACAATGAGTTTTTACGATACTATGTCTTGATACATGACGAGGACTACGACGACATTACGAAATCCATGGCATTGTATGATCAGATGAAGAGGCATTTTGGCCTGCACTGCCATCTTTTGCGACTGCGTAGTACGCAGTGTGTACCTTCGGACGATGACAGTGTGCGGCTACCCCCAGTCGAGTGGACCGCGGCTGGAGAAGAGCTTGCGGAAATTGTAAGACGAGAAAcgagcgaggatgaggaggatccGACGCCTTATATCTTCGAATCTGACGCAACTGCACTCCGGGCATTCGTCCGGGAGATGGTAACACAATCTATTATTCCCTCAATGGAGCGAGCATCAGCCACCTGGAACGATCAAGTGGCTTCTCGCAGACGAGGCATCAGCGGCAGATTCATGTCTATGTCAAAAAGGTTCACCGCTTTTGGCGGAGGTCGTAATTCCTCGACGCCTTTGCTTGGAGGCGCGAGCAGCAATTATGACAGCTTGCAGGGATTCTATCGACCCGAGGCTCCGGAGGCTGTGATGCGGAAGCTTGCAGACTACTCAATTATGCTGCGCGACTTCAAGCTTGCGCACTCCACGTACGAAATTCTTTGCCAGGACTTCAAGAATGACAAAGCGTGGCGACATTACGCTGGCGTCAATGAAATGGCTGCCGTGAGTTTGCTATTGGCCACAAGTGTGAACCACAAAATCCGCATAGAAGGCATCGACCAGTATTTGGAGACCGCGTATTATTCGTATGTGACACGAGTCGGAGCACCCTACAATGCGTTGCGAACTCTTGTTCTTGGGATGGAACTTTTGAAGATGCGAAGTGGCAACGCGTTGGATGATGCAGCTCGCTGGGCGAATCGCATTCTGGACGATCGTCTTGTAGGGACCATCGGTCATGCTCTGCTGACCGAACGAATCGCAGCATGTTTGAACGATCGCAGGGCCGTTGGCGGCCTGCTGGGTATTGATAGGCGCCGCAAATCAGCTTTTTGGAACACCCTTGCGGCAGACGCCTGGCTGCGACTCGAGAAGTCATCCCAAGCTGATCGGTGTCTTACGGAGTCCCTCCGCTTATATGGCCTGGATCACAAGGAAAGCTCGATGGGTTTCGACAACATGACTGCATTCCTTCTATCACTTCAGGAAGCTGTCTCTGAAAATCGCGGGGGAGTGCACCActtggatgaggatgacctGGTCGACGATGCCGAGCCTATGCAGGAGGAAAGCGAACAGCTCGTCCAGCAGCCCACGTCTGCGGCCGCCGGGCATGGCCATAGAAAGAGCTTGAGCACAAGCGGACCGCCCATGGGCACTCTGGGACATGCTCATGCGCATAGAAGGAGTATAAGTACAGGGGCGCCTCCGCCAGTCGCTGCATCTTTTGATCCTCTTGGTGCAGTGCCCACTGTGTACGAACGCAGCGAACCCGGGCAACTGAACCCGCCTGGTATGGGTGAcctgcctcctccgccgttAAGCCCCGTCCTTGAAAGGAGGGAGAAGCAGAGGTCCGACGGGTTTGAATGA